A single Tenacibaculum sp. Bg11-29 DNA region contains:
- a CDS encoding DUF6588 family protein, producing the protein MKKTTLSLLTFFALAFNAKAQDGFEQAILGSTKDAGNLIQGYFSPGMEGLINSMNTGWYHTAKVHKKFGFDITIGLNASFIPTEKETFNIQQALGAGSSITSASTTASTFAGPDTPTTFTVTRTVDIGGTNQQVTADFELPGGIIGDLPLKAVPAPAVQLGLGLPYKFEVMARFFPETKFGDDGAKVSMFGLGLKKEITNWFGPLDKLPLHVSLLAAYTNLDVNYGFGNQTSGSLGIQNGVGEFGLSAFTFQAIASLNFPIINIYGGLGYNSGNADLKMNGAYTGTFNYPGGTEQITLTAPNLKFKSSSFNTTLGARISLGFFKIFGSYSLQEYNTVNAGIAFSFR; encoded by the coding sequence ATGAAAAAAACTACTTTATCACTATTAACTTTTTTTGCATTAGCTTTTAATGCAAAAGCTCAGGATGGTTTTGAACAAGCTATCTTAGGTAGTACAAAAGACGCAGGAAACCTTATTCAAGGGTATTTTAGCCCCGGAATGGAGGGACTAATAAATAGCATGAACACAGGTTGGTATCATACAGCCAAAGTGCATAAAAAATTTGGTTTTGATATCACTATTGGTTTAAATGCAAGTTTTATCCCAACAGAAAAAGAGACGTTTAACATTCAACAAGCTTTAGGAGCTGGATCTTCAATTACTTCGGCGTCTACTACTGCCTCTACTTTTGCAGGACCAGATACTCCAACAACATTTACTGTTACAAGAACTGTAGATATAGGAGGTACAAATCAACAAGTAACAGCAGATTTTGAATTACCGGGGGGAATTATTGGTGATTTACCTTTAAAAGCAGTTCCTGCTCCAGCTGTACAATTAGGATTAGGTTTGCCTTATAAATTTGAAGTTATGGCTCGTTTCTTTCCTGAAACAAAATTTGGTGATGATGGAGCAAAGGTTAGCATGTTTGGTCTTGGATTAAAAAAAGAAATTACGAATTGGTTTGGTCCATTAGATAAATTACCATTACATGTTTCGTTATTAGCTGCATATACAAATTTAGATGTAAACTACGGATTTGGAAATCAAACATCAGGTTCGTTAGGTATTCAAAATGGTGTTGGTGAATTTGGTTTATCTGCTTTTACTTTTCAAGCTATAGCCTCGTTAAATTTTCCAATAATTAATATTTACGGAGGTTTAGGTTATAATTCTGGTAACGCTGACTTAAAAATGAATGGTGCATATACTGGTACCTTTAACTATCCTGGAGGAACAGAACAAATAACATTAACTGCTCCAAACTTAAAATTTAAATCAAGTAGCTTTAACACTACTTTAGGTGCAAGAATCAGTTTAGGTTTCTTCAAGATTTTTGGAAGTTACTCTTTACAAGAATATAATACTGTAAATGCAGGTATTGCTTTTAGTTTTAGATAA
- the gyrB gene encoding DNA topoisomerase (ATP-hydrolyzing) subunit B, translated as MSEENKNNYDASSIQALEGMEHVRMRPSMYIGDVGIRGLHHLVYEVVDNSIDEAMGGHCDTINVTINEDNSVTTKDNGRGIPVGIHKKEGVSALQVVMTKIGAGGKFDKDSYKVSGGLHGVGVSCVNALSEHLTATVHKEGKVWQQEYSEGKSLYPVKTIGETDFTGTIVTFLPDKSIFQQTTEYNYDTLATRMRELAYLNKGITITLTDKRVTDDEGNFPVETFYSDEGLPEFIKYLDSTREQLTSKVISMEGEKNGIPVEVAMVYNTSYSENLHSYVNNINTHEGGTHLSGFRRGLTHTLKKYADESGLLKNVKFEIAGDDFREGLTAIVSVKVAEPQFEGQTKTKLGNREVSSAVSQAVSEMLTDYLEENPNDAKIIVQKVILAANARHAARKAREMVQRKTVMSIGGLPGKLSDCSETDPAQCEIFLVEGDSAGGTAKQGRDRNFQAILPLRGKILNVEKAMQHKVFENEEIKNMFTALGVSIGTEEDPRALNLSKVRYHKVVIMCDADVDGSHIATLILTFFFRYMREMVEQGYIYIATPPLYLVKKGQKREYAWDDNQRDLIAQKLGGNVSIQRYKGLGEMNADQLWDTTMNPEFRTLRKVVIDSPTEADRVFSMLMGDEVPPRRDFIERNAKYANIDA; from the coding sequence ATGAGCGAAGAAAATAAAAATAATTACGATGCTTCCAGTATTCAGGCATTAGAAGGGATGGAGCATGTAAGAATGCGTCCATCAATGTATATTGGAGATGTTGGAATACGTGGTTTACACCATTTAGTATACGAGGTTGTAGATAACTCTATTGATGAAGCAATGGGGGGGCATTGTGATACAATTAATGTTACGATTAACGAAGACAACTCTGTTACGACTAAAGATAATGGACGTGGAATACCAGTTGGTATTCACAAAAAAGAAGGAGTTTCTGCATTACAAGTTGTAATGACAAAAATTGGTGCTGGTGGTAAATTTGATAAAGATTCTTATAAAGTTTCTGGTGGTTTACACGGTGTTGGTGTAAGTTGTGTAAATGCGTTATCTGAACATTTAACAGCAACAGTACATAAAGAAGGTAAAGTTTGGCAGCAAGAATATTCTGAAGGAAAATCATTATATCCAGTTAAAACAATTGGAGAGACTGATTTTACAGGAACGATTGTTACTTTTTTACCAGATAAATCAATTTTCCAGCAAACTACCGAGTATAATTACGATACGTTAGCTACTCGTATGCGTGAATTAGCATACTTGAACAAAGGAATTACAATTACTTTAACAGATAAAAGAGTAACGGATGATGAAGGTAATTTTCCTGTAGAAACTTTTTATAGTGATGAGGGTTTACCAGAGTTTATTAAATATTTAGATTCTACTCGTGAGCAGTTAACTTCCAAAGTAATTTCGATGGAAGGTGAAAAGAACGGTATTCCTGTAGAAGTAGCTATGGTTTACAATACTTCATATTCTGAAAATTTACATTCGTATGTAAATAATATTAATACACATGAAGGAGGAACGCATTTATCTGGTTTTAGAAGAGGTTTAACACATACATTGAAAAAGTATGCAGACGAATCTGGATTACTTAAAAATGTGAAATTCGAAATTGCAGGAGATGATTTCCGTGAAGGTTTAACGGCTATTGTTTCTGTAAAAGTAGCAGAACCTCAATTTGAAGGACAAACAAAAACAAAATTAGGAAATAGAGAAGTATCTTCTGCTGTATCTCAAGCAGTATCAGAAATGTTAACTGATTATTTAGAAGAAAATCCTAATGATGCAAAAATTATTGTTCAGAAAGTAATTTTAGCAGCGAATGCACGTCACGCAGCACGTAAAGCACGTGAAATGGTACAGCGTAAAACTGTAATGAGTATTGGTGGTTTACCTGGTAAATTATCAGATTGTTCTGAAACAGACCCAGCTCAATGTGAAATTTTCTTAGTTGAGGGAGATTCGGCAGGTGGAACAGCAAAACAAGGACGTGATCGTAACTTTCAAGCAATTCTTCCACTTCGTGGAAAGATATTGAATGTTGAGAAAGCAATGCAGCATAAAGTTTTTGAAAATGAAGAGATCAAGAATATGTTTACTGCTTTAGGAGTTTCTATAGGAACAGAGGAAGATCCAAGAGCTTTAAATTTATCTAAAGTTCGTTATCATAAAGTAGTTATTATGTGTGATGCCGATGTAGATGGTAGTCATATTGCTACTTTAATTTTAACTTTTTTCTTTAGGTATATGAGGGAAATGGTTGAACAAGGGTATATTTATATTGCAACTCCACCTTTATATTTAGTTAAAAAAGGACAAAAAAGAGAGTATGCTTGGGATGATAATCAACGTGATTTAATTGCTCAAAAATTAGGAGGTAATGTAAGTATACAACGTTATAAAGGTCTTGGGGAGATGAATGCAGACCAGTTATGGGATACGACTATGAATCCTGAATTTAGAACTTTACGTAAAGTAGTTATTGATAGCCCAACAGAAGCAGATAGAGTATTCTCAATGCTAATGGGAGATGAAGTGCCACCTCGTAGAGATTTTATCGAACGTAATGCAAAGTATGCAAATATTGATGCGTAA
- a CDS encoding pyruvate carboxylase: MKIKKVLVANRGEIAIRIFRACTEINVETVGVYTFEDRYSLHRYKADEAYQIGENNEPLKPYLSINELIRVALECGADAIHPGYGFLSENANFAQECEKNSIIFIGPKVSVLKSLGDKITAKEVALANNIPIIKSNEEALVSIEVALKEAEKIGYPVMLKAASGGGGRGMRVIRKAEELIKAFNESKREALNAFGDDTVFLEKFVENPKHIEIQIVADNYGNTVHLFERDCSVQRRYQKVIEFAPSFGLKQETKDALYKYAIAICKAVSYNNIGTVEFLVDDDGSIYFIEVNPRIQVEHTVTEVVTNIDLVKTQLFIAGGYKLADQQIKITNQEAVKINGYALQCRITTEDPQNDFKPDYGEITAYRSASGFGIRLDAGSVYQGAIISPFFDSMLVKVTANSRTLDGACRKVSRALAEFRIRGVKTNMPFLDNILKHDTFRKGEVTVNFIKKTPDLFVFKAPRNRATKLITYLGDVIVNGNSDVKKLDSTKKFIQPVVPSFDANASYPKGTKDLLTELGPEKFAEWLKNEKKIHFTDTTMRDAHQSLLATRMRTFDMLKVAEGYAKNNADIFSMEVWGGATFDVCMRFLQENPWERLRLLRKSMPNVLLQMLIRGSNGVGYTAYSDNLIEKFVEQSWENGVDIFRIFDSLNWMKSIAPCIEHVRNKTQGLAEGSICYTSDILNPKNTKYNLKYYTQLAKDIENAGAHILAIKDMAGLLKPYAAFELVSALKQEVNIPIHLHTHDTSSIQSATYLKAIEAGVDVVDVALGGLSGLTSQPNFNSVVEMMRFNDRESSLSVDSLNEYSNYWGDVREYYYPFESGLKSGSGEVFKHEIPGGQYSNLKPQAQALGLEDRFHEITKMYGDVNLLFGDIVKVTPSSKVVGDMAQYLVSNNLTVQDVLERGDTISFPQSVVSFFRGDLGQPVGGFPKDLQKLILKDQKPYTDRPNAHIEPLDIEEEYNDFRKIFENDLSRPIDFTDFLSYKLYPKVFTDAFNKHLKYDSLINLPTKNFFYGMERGEEIIVELDKGKRLLITLDSVGRPNEDGMITVYFKVNGQGRSVQVKDESIKTTKVVNTKADKDNLKEIGAPLQGMLSTILVKKGENVTKNQPLFIIEAMKMETTITAVEDSTIKELVLESGIMVNSEDLVIELV, from the coding sequence ATGAAAATAAAAAAAGTACTTGTTGCAAATAGAGGAGAAATTGCTATTAGAATTTTTAGAGCCTGTACTGAAATTAATGTAGAAACTGTAGGTGTTTATACCTTTGAAGACAGGTATTCATTGCATCGGTATAAAGCAGATGAAGCGTATCAAATTGGAGAAAATAATGAACCTTTAAAGCCTTATTTGAGTATTAATGAGTTAATTAGAGTTGCATTAGAGTGTGGTGCAGATGCGATTCACCCAGGTTATGGTTTTTTGTCTGAAAATGCAAATTTTGCTCAAGAATGTGAAAAGAATAGTATTATTTTTATTGGACCAAAAGTGTCCGTTTTAAAATCGTTAGGAGATAAAATAACAGCTAAAGAGGTTGCTTTAGCAAATAACATTCCTATTATTAAAAGTAATGAGGAAGCTTTAGTGAGTATTGAGGTAGCTTTGAAAGAAGCAGAAAAAATAGGGTACCCTGTAATGTTAAAAGCTGCTTCTGGAGGTGGTGGTAGGGGAATGCGTGTTATTAGGAAGGCTGAAGAATTAATAAAAGCTTTTAATGAAAGTAAGCGTGAAGCTTTAAATGCATTTGGTGATGATACGGTTTTTCTTGAGAAGTTTGTAGAGAATCCAAAGCATATTGAAATTCAAATTGTAGCAGATAATTATGGGAATACAGTTCATTTATTTGAACGTGATTGTTCTGTGCAGCGTCGTTATCAAAAAGTAATTGAATTTGCACCATCATTCGGTTTAAAACAAGAAACAAAAGATGCGCTTTATAAATATGCAATAGCTATTTGTAAGGCGGTAAGTTATAATAATATTGGAACGGTAGAGTTTTTAGTAGATGATGATGGTTCTATTTATTTTATAGAGGTGAATCCGCGTATTCAAGTAGAGCATACGGTTACAGAAGTAGTAACAAATATCGATTTAGTAAAAACACAATTGTTTATTGCGGGAGGTTATAAATTAGCAGATCAGCAAATAAAAATCACGAATCAAGAAGCTGTAAAGATTAATGGATATGCGCTACAGTGTAGGATTACAACTGAGGATCCTCAGAATGATTTTAAGCCAGATTATGGAGAAATCACGGCTTATAGAAGTGCTTCTGGTTTTGGTATTCGTTTAGATGCAGGTAGTGTATATCAAGGAGCAATTATTTCGCCATTTTTTGATTCTATGCTTGTTAAAGTTACTGCAAATAGTAGAACTTTAGATGGAGCATGTAGAAAAGTGAGTCGTGCTTTGGCAGAGTTTAGAATTAGAGGTGTTAAAACAAATATGCCTTTTCTTGATAATATTTTAAAACATGATACTTTCAGAAAAGGAGAGGTAACAGTTAATTTTATTAAGAAAACTCCTGATTTATTTGTTTTTAAAGCACCAAGGAATAGAGCTACGAAGTTAATTACTTATTTAGGGGATGTTATTGTAAACGGAAACTCAGATGTTAAAAAGTTAGATTCAACGAAGAAGTTTATTCAACCTGTAGTTCCTTCGTTTGATGCAAATGCTAGTTATCCCAAAGGAACAAAAGATTTGTTAACTGAATTGGGACCAGAAAAATTTGCTGAATGGTTAAAGAATGAAAAGAAAATTCATTTTACAGATACCACAATGCGTGATGCCCATCAGAGTTTATTAGCCACTAGAATGCGAACTTTTGATATGTTAAAAGTAGCAGAAGGTTATGCTAAAAATAATGCAGATATTTTTAGTATGGAAGTTTGGGGTGGTGCAACATTTGATGTTTGTATGCGTTTTTTACAAGAAAACCCATGGGAACGTTTACGTTTGTTACGTAAATCTATGCCAAACGTATTACTACAAATGTTAATTAGAGGCTCAAACGGAGTTGGGTATACAGCATATTCAGATAATTTAATAGAAAAATTTGTTGAGCAATCTTGGGAAAATGGAGTAGATATTTTTAGAATTTTTGATTCCTTAAATTGGATGAAATCTATTGCTCCTTGCATTGAGCATGTTCGTAATAAAACTCAGGGATTAGCTGAGGGATCAATTTGTTACACAAGTGATATTTTAAATCCGAAGAACACAAAATATAACCTTAAATATTATACACAATTAGCTAAGGATATTGAAAATGCAGGAGCGCACATCTTAGCTATTAAAGATATGGCTGGTTTATTAAAACCATATGCAGCTTTCGAATTAGTTTCTGCTTTAAAACAAGAAGTTAATATTCCTATTCACTTACATACACATGATACCTCGTCTATTCAGTCAGCAACCTATTTAAAAGCTATTGAAGCAGGAGTGGATGTTGTTGATGTGGCACTTGGTGGTTTATCTGGATTAACATCACAACCTAATTTTAATTCTGTTGTAGAAATGATGAGGTTTAATGATAGGGAAAGTAGTTTAAGTGTAGATTCTTTAAATGAATATTCTAATTATTGGGGAGATGTAAGAGAGTATTATTACCCGTTTGAATCTGGCTTAAAATCTGGATCAGGAGAAGTTTTTAAACATGAAATTCCAGGAGGACAGTATTCTAATTTAAAGCCACAAGCACAAGCATTAGGTTTAGAAGATCGCTTTCATGAAATTACTAAAATGTATGGAGATGTAAACTTACTCTTTGGTGATATTGTAAAAGTAACGCCAAGTTCGAAAGTTGTTGGTGATATGGCGCAATACCTAGTAAGTAATAATTTAACGGTTCAGGATGTTTTAGAGCGTGGAGATACAATTTCATTCCCACAATCAGTAGTGAGTTTTTTTAGAGGTGATTTAGGTCAGCCTGTAGGAGGTTTTCCTAAAGATCTTCAGAAATTAATTTTAAAAGATCAAAAACCATATACAGATAGACCGAATGCACATATTGAGCCTTTAGATATTGAAGAAGAATATAATGATTTTAGAAAAATATTTGAAAATGATTTAAGTAGGCCTATAGATTTCACAGATTTCTTGTCATATAAATTATATCCTAAAGTATTTACTGATGCCTTTAACAAGCATTTAAAATATGATAGTTTAATAAATTTACCAACGAAAAACTTCTTTTATGGAATGGAAAGAGGTGAGGAGATAATTGTTGAGTTAGATAAAGGGAAAAGATTATTAATTACTTTGGATTCTGTTGGGAGGCCAAATGAAGATGGAATGATAACTGTTTATTTTAAAGTAAATGGTCAAGGTAGGTCTGTTCAGGTAAAAGATGAGTCAATTAAAACTACTAAAGTTGTAAATACGAAAGCGGATAAAGATAATTTAAAAGAAATAGGAGCTCCATTACAAGGAATGTTGTCTACTATTTTGGTGAAAAAAGGTGAAAATGTAACAAAAAATCAACCTTTATTTATTATTGAAGCAATGAAGATGGAGACTACTATTACTGCTGTTGAAGATTCAACGATAAAAGAATTGGTTTTAGAATCGGGAATAATGGTGAACTCAGAAGATTTAGTAATTGAATTAGTTTAG
- the asnB gene encoding asparagine synthase B, whose protein sequence is MCGIVCAFDLKQTSDSLRPQVLEMAKKIRHRGPDWSGVYSDDKVIMAHERLAIVDPASGQQPLFSADKKLILAANGEIYNHRELAKKLTGSYEFQTASDCEVILALYKEKGADFVDDLNGIFGFALYDVEKDEYFIARDHMGIIPLYIGWDINGTLYVASELKALEGVCSKIELFPPGHYMSSKDGKFVQWYKRDWSDYQAVKENETSIAEVKEALEAAVHRQLMSDVPYGVLLSGGLDSSVISAIAKKYSQKRIESDDKSEAWYPQLHSFSVGLEGSPDLAAAQKVADHIGTVHHEIKFTIQEGLDAIKDVIYNIETYDITTIRSSTPMYLMARVIKSMGVKMVLSGEGADEIFGGYLYFHKAPSAEEFHEETVRKLDKLHMYDCLRANKSLMAWGIEGRVPFLDKEFMDVAMRINPQDKMINGERMEKWVVRKAFEDMLPESVAWRQKEQFSDGVGYSWIDTLKEVVDKEVTDEQLANAKFRFPIQTPTNKEEFYYRSIFEGHFPSDTAALSVPQEASVACSTATALEWDEAFKNMNEPSGRAIMSVHDDAY, encoded by the coding sequence ATGTGTGGAATTGTATGTGCGTTTGATTTAAAACAAACTTCGGATAGTTTAAGACCTCAGGTTTTAGAAATGGCTAAAAAAATTAGACACCGCGGCCCAGATTGGAGTGGTGTTTATAGTGATGATAAAGTTATAATGGCTCATGAAAGATTAGCAATTGTTGATCCTGCTTCTGGTCAACAACCTTTATTTAGTGCTGATAAAAAATTAATTTTAGCAGCAAACGGAGAAATATACAACCACAGAGAATTAGCTAAAAAACTTACAGGTTCTTATGAGTTTCAAACGGCTTCTGATTGTGAAGTGATTTTAGCACTTTACAAAGAAAAAGGTGCTGACTTTGTAGATGATTTAAACGGAATTTTTGGTTTCGCTTTATATGATGTCGAAAAAGATGAGTACTTTATTGCTCGTGATCATATGGGAATAATTCCTTTATATATCGGTTGGGATATAAACGGAACTCTTTATGTAGCTTCTGAATTAAAAGCTTTAGAAGGGGTTTGTTCTAAAATAGAATTATTTCCTCCAGGACATTATATGTCTAGTAAAGACGGGAAATTTGTACAATGGTATAAAAGAGATTGGTCAGACTATCAGGCAGTAAAAGAAAATGAAACTAGTATTGCAGAAGTTAAAGAAGCTTTAGAAGCTGCAGTACACAGGCAATTAATGAGTGATGTACCTTATGGTGTTTTACTCTCTGGCGGATTAGATTCTTCAGTAATATCAGCAATTGCTAAAAAATACTCACAAAAAAGAATTGAATCTGATGATAAATCAGAAGCTTGGTATCCACAATTACATTCTTTCTCTGTAGGATTAGAAGGTTCACCTGATTTAGCTGCAGCTCAAAAGGTGGCAGATCATATAGGTACTGTTCATCATGAAATAAAATTCACTATTCAAGAAGGTTTAGATGCTATTAAAGATGTTATCTATAACATAGAAACATATGATATTACAACAATCCGTTCTTCTACACCAATGTATTTAATGGCACGAGTTATTAAATCGATGGGAGTTAAAATGGTGTTATCTGGTGAAGGTGCTGATGAAATTTTTGGAGGTTATTTATACTTTCATAAGGCTCCAAGTGCAGAAGAGTTTCATGAAGAAACTGTTCGTAAATTAGACAAATTACATATGTATGATTGTTTAAGAGCAAACAAAAGTTTAATGGCTTGGGGAATTGAAGGGCGTGTCCCATTTTTAGATAAAGAATTTATGGATGTTGCGATGCGCATTAATCCACAAGATAAAATGATTAACGGAGAGCGCATGGAAAAATGGGTGGTTCGTAAAGCTTTTGAAGACATGTTACCTGAAAGTGTTGCTTGGAGACAAAAAGAGCAATTTTCTGATGGTGTCGGTTATAGTTGGATTGATACTTTAAAGGAGGTTGTAGATAAGGAGGTTACTGATGAGCAATTAGCAAACGCTAAATTTAGGTTTCCAATTCAAACACCAACCAATAAAGAAGAGTTTTATTATCGTTCAATTTTTGAAGGTCATTTTCCAAGTGATACTGCTGCTTTAAGTGTGCCGCAAGAAGCTAGTGTAGCTTGTAGTACTGCTACAGCACTTGAATGGGATGAGGCGTTTAAAAATATGAATGAGCCTTCAGGAAGAGCAATAATGAGCGTGCATGATGATGCATATTAA
- a CDS encoding anthranilate synthase component I family protein: protein MNKIAFKTVSKKRISDTITPVGLYLRFRDKYANTLLLESSDYHSKEESFSFIAIEPIVTMKVDNYQFSISHKDVQTNKQPVDKNFYQLFDQFTNSIDLDCPAELKSFNGLYGYSTFDSVQYFENIQFKNKKAPSAIPEMQYSFYRFIIAINHFNDEMTLIENIEVGTTSRISEIETIIEAQTFNTQKFEISGEETSNCTDEDFKEYVVKAKAHCKRGDVFQLVLSRQFQQEFKGDEFNVYRALRSINPSPYLFYFDYGSFKLMGSSPEAQIKISAGKAIINPIAGTFRRTGDMAEDIKLGKLLSEDKKETAEHVMLVDLARNDLSKHAENVKVEVFKEVQYFSHVIHLVSTVQGKIKGNPINIVGDTFPAGTLSGAPKYKAMQLIDKHENQSRGFYGGAVGIIGLDGSVNLAIAIRSFVSKSNVLYYQAGAGIVIHSDEEKELQEVNNKLAALKKALTLAENI from the coding sequence ATGAACAAAATAGCATTCAAAACAGTTAGTAAAAAACGAATTTCAGATACTATTACCCCTGTAGGTTTGTATTTAAGATTTAGAGATAAATACGCAAATACGTTATTATTAGAAAGTTCAGATTATCATAGTAAAGAAGAAAGTTTTTCTTTCATAGCTATTGAACCTATTGTTACGATGAAAGTTGACAATTATCAATTTTCTATTTCTCATAAAGATGTACAGACTAACAAACAACCTGTTGATAAAAATTTTTATCAATTATTTGATCAGTTTACGAATTCGATAGATTTAGATTGCCCTGCTGAATTAAAATCATTTAATGGTTTGTATGGATATTCAACTTTCGATTCTGTTCAATATTTCGAAAATATTCAATTTAAGAACAAAAAAGCACCTTCTGCAATTCCTGAAATGCAATACAGTTTTTATCGTTTTATTATTGCGATCAATCATTTTAATGATGAAATGACTTTGATTGAAAATATCGAAGTAGGAACAACTTCAAGAATTTCTGAGATAGAAACCATTATTGAAGCACAAACATTCAATACTCAAAAATTTGAAATCAGCGGAGAAGAAACTTCAAATTGCACCGATGAAGACTTTAAAGAATATGTAGTAAAAGCAAAAGCTCACTGTAAACGAGGAGATGTTTTTCAATTAGTTTTATCACGTCAATTTCAACAAGAATTTAAAGGAGACGAATTTAATGTATACAGAGCATTACGCTCAATAAATCCATCACCTTATTTATTTTATTTCGATTACGGATCATTTAAATTAATGGGTTCTTCACCAGAGGCACAAATTAAAATAAGCGCAGGTAAAGCAATCATCAACCCAATCGCTGGTACATTCAGAAGAACAGGTGATATGGCAGAAGATATTAAACTAGGAAAACTATTATCTGAAGACAAGAAAGAAACTGCCGAACATGTAATGCTAGTTGACTTAGCTAGAAACGATTTAAGTAAACATGCTGAAAACGTAAAAGTTGAAGTTTTTAAAGAAGTTCAGTATTTTAGTCATGTAATTCACTTAGTATCTACAGTGCAAGGTAAGATTAAAGGAAATCCGATTAACATCGTAGGAGACACATTTCCGGCAGGTACATTAAGCGGAGCCCCTAAATATAAAGCCATGCAATTAATTGACAAGCACGAAAATCAATCTCGTGGATTTTATGGTGGTGCCGTTGGAATAATCGGCTTAGATGGCTCTGTAAATCTTGCTATTGCAATACGTTCTTTCGTTAGTAAGAGCAATGTATTGTACTACCAAGCAGGTGCAGGAATTGTAATTCATTCTGATGAAGAAAAAGAATTACAAGAAGTAAACAATAAATTAGCTGCTTTGAAAAAAGCATTAACCTTAGCAGAAAACATTTAA